The following are from one region of the Deltaproteobacteria bacterium RBG_16_64_85 genome:
- a CDS encoding ATP synthase F1 subunit epsilon — protein MASTIKLEVVTPERLLVSADVDEVIAPGYEGEFGVLPEHTFFLAILSIGVLRYRKGSEIKKVAVGGGFAEVTPERMVVLADVAEKADEIDVERARRAHARAETALKEVSLDEEATAKATSALQRALVRMAAAE, from the coding sequence ATGGCATCGACGATCAAGCTCGAAGTGGTCACGCCCGAGCGGCTGCTCGTGTCGGCAGACGTGGACGAAGTGATCGCCCCCGGCTACGAGGGGGAGTTCGGGGTCCTCCCCGAGCACACCTTCTTCCTGGCGATCCTCTCCATCGGGGTCCTGCGCTATCGCAAGGGGAGCGAGATAAAGAAGGTGGCGGTGGGCGGGGGCTTTGCCGAGGTGACCCCCGAGCGGATGGTCGTATTGGCCGACGTCGCCGAGAAGGCCGATGAGATCGACGTCGAGCGGGCCCGCCGCGCGCACGCCCGGGCCGAGACCGCGCTCAAGGAAGTGTCGCTCGACGAGGAAGCAACGGCGAAGGCCACCTCGGCGCTGCAGCGGGCGCTGGTCCGGATGGCCGCCGCCGAGTAG